Sequence from the Guyparkeria hydrothermalis genome:
TGCCCGAGCCGTTGATGATCGTGGTGTTCTCCTTGGAGACCACGACGCGCTTGGCGGTACCCATGTCTTCCATGGTCGCCTTCTCGAGCGTCAGGCCGACTTCGTCGGAGATCACCTGGCCGCCGGTGACGATGGCCAGATCCTGCAGCATGGCCTTGCGGCGGTCACCGAAGCCCGGTGCCTTGACGGCCGCGACCTTGACGATGCCGCGCATGGCGTTGATGACCAGCGTGGCCAGGGCTTCGCCCTCGATGTCCTCGGCGATGATCAGCAGCGGCTTGTTGGCCTTGGCCGCGCCTTCCAGTGCCGGCAGCAGATCACGGATGTTCGAGATCTTCTTGTCGTGCATGAGGATGTACGGATCCTCGAGCTCGACCAGCATCTGCTTCTGGTTGTTGACGAAGTAGGGGGAGAGGTAGCCACGGTCGAACTGCATGCCCTCGACCACGTCCAGCTCGTCCTCGAAGCCCGAGCCTTCCTCGACGGTAATGACGCCGTCCTTGCCCACGCGCTCCATGGCTTCGGCGATGATCTCGCCGACCTTCTTGTCGGAGTTCGCGGAGATGGTGGCAACCTGGGCGATCGCCTTGTTGTCGGTGCACGGCTTGGAGAGCTGCTTGAGCTCGGTAACCGCTGCCTCGACGGCACGGTCGATGCCGCGCTTGAGGTCCATCGGGTTCATGCCCGCGGCGACGGCCTTCACGCCTTCGCGCACGATGGCGGCGGCCAGTACGGTCGCGGTGGTGGTGCCGTCACCGGCGACGTCGGCGGTCTGGGAAGAGACTTCCTTGACCATCTGCGCGCCCATGTTCTCGAACTTGTCCTCGAGCTCGATCTCGCGGGCGACGGAGACGCCGTCCTTGGTTACGGCCGGCGCACCGAAGCTCTTCTCGATAACGACGTTACGACCCTTCGGGCCCAGGGTGACCTTGACCGCGTCGGCCAGGGTGTTGACGCCACGCAGCATGCGATCGCGGGCGCTGGTAGAAAAGCGAACTTCTTTGGCAGACATACTCGATATGCTCCTTGGATTAATCGGTTCCGGTGGAAAGGGTTGGGTCTTTCCCGGGGATTAGTCTTCGATGACGGCGAGGATGTCGTCTTCGCCCATCATCAGCAGTTCTTCGTCTTCGACCTTGACCTTGGTGCCGGCGTACTGGCTGAACAGCACCTTGTCGCCGACCTTCACACCAATCTGGCGGACTTCGCCCTTCTCATTGGACTTGCCCGGGCCGGCAGCGACGATTTCGCCACGGTTGGGCTTCTCGGTGGCCGAGTCCGGCAGGACGATGCCAGCGGCGGTCTTGCGTTCTTCTTCTTCGCGCTTTACCAGCACACGATCATGCAAAGGACGGATTTTCATGCGGTTACTCCATGCGTTGACACAGAAAAAGGGATTTCGACAAGTTTGGTCTCGCCGGGACGCTGTTAGCACTCGCCCGACTCGAGTGCCAATAGTAGGAGCGGTCCCGGTGATTTCAAGAGGTGGGAAGCAAAAAAATTTCACCGCCCGTTCGAGGGTGGGAATGCCCGTCGCATGCGGCCTGCCGCTGTGCCTCGGTGGGCGGGACGGAATCGGTATAATGCGCCGCATCCAAGGGAAGGTCTGCGTGAATCCAATACCCCTCTGGCCAGGCCCCGAAGGGCGAGCCTTGAGGCGGACATCTGCTGCGTTGCCGTCCTTGGAAAGGGAGGGACCCTTCCACGGCGGACGGTCGCCTTGCATCTGTCCGCCTCAAGACCCGCAGAGAGGCATCGGATTCACGCAGACCTCCCCTACGGCCGGATTAGTGTCGGCCGTTACTCACGAATCAAATCTAGGAGAGAGCGCATGAGCTTCGAGAAGATCACCATCCCCGAAGGCGACAAGATCACGGTTGATGCCGACGGCAAGCTGAACGTGCCGGCGCGGCCGATCATTCCGTTCATCGAGGGTGACGGCATCGGCATCGACGTCACGCCGGTCATGAAAAAGGTCATCGACGCCGCCGTCGAGAAGGCCTACGACGGCAAGCGCCAGATCTCGTGGATGGAGGTCTACGCCGGCGAGAAATCCACCGAGGTCTACCCGGACGGCAGCGGCCTGCCCGCCGAGACCATGGAGGCGATCCGCGACTACGTCGTCTCCATCAAGGGCCCGCTGACCACGCCGGTCGGCGGCGGCTTTCGCTCGCTGAACGTCGCCCTGCGCCAGAAGCTCGACCTGTACGTCTGCCTGCGCCCGGTGCGCTACTTCACCGGCACGCCGAGCCCGGTCAAGCACCCGGAGAAGACGGACATGGTCATCTTCCGCGAGAACTCCGAGGACATCTACGCCGGCATCGAGTGGGCCGCCGGCACCCCGGAAGTGAAGAAGGTGGTCGACTTCCTGCAGAACGAGATGGGTGTCGAGAACATCCGCTTCCCGGAGAGCTCGGGCATCGGCGTCAAGCCGGTCTCCGAGGACGGCACCAAGCGGCTGGTGCGCCGCGCGATCGAGTACGCGATCGCCAACGACCGCGATTCGGTCACCCTGGTGCACAAGGGCAACATCATGAAATTCACCGAGGGCGCCTTCAAGAACTGGGGCTACGAGCTCGCCAAGGAGGAGTTCGGTGCCGAGCCGCTCGACGGTGGCCCGTGGATGAAGTTCAAGAACCCGAACACCGGTCGCGACATCGTCATCAAGGACTCGATCGCCGATGCCTTCCTGCAGCAGATCCTGCTGGTGCCGGAAGAGTACGACGTGGTCGCCACTCTGAACCTCAACGGTGACTACGTCTCGGATGCGCTGGCCGCTCAGGTCGGCGGCATCGGCATCGCGCCGGGCGCGAACCTCTCCGACACCGTCGCCATGTTCGAGGCCACCCACGGCACCGCGCCGGACATCGCCGGCAAGGACCTGGCCAACCCGTCGTCGGTCATCCTCTCGGCCGAGATGATGTTGCGCCACCTCGGCTGGACCGAGGCGGCCGACGCCGTCAGCAAGGCGATGGAAGGCGCGATCGCCAGCGGCAACGTCACCGGCGATCTTGCCCGCCTGATGGACAAGCCCAACCAGGTCGGCTGCAAGGCCTTCGGCGAGGAGCTGATCCGCCAGATGGGTTAATCGCTCCACGGCCGGGGCCGTGCGACGAAACATGACAAGGCGCGTTCGGAGCATTCCGGGCGCGCTTTTTGTTTGCCCGGCACATATGCGGCAGACAGGTTGGCTATTTTCGCAGGGCTTCCCTATGTTCGAGGGGCAGGGGAGTGTCCTGCGTCGTTCCCGGGAGGCCCGCCATGGAACCACTCATCGAAGCCAGTGCCGTCTGCCCCTACTGCGGCGAGCCGGTCGACTTCTCGATCGACACCAGTGCCGGGGAGCAGACCTTCGTCGAGGACTGCAGCGTTTGCTGCCAGCCGATCGTCGTGACCATCAAGTGGACGAACGAAGGCCCGACCCTGGAACTGCACCGCGAGAACGAGTGACAGGGCCGTCGAGCGAGGCTCGCAACTAACCCTTTGTCGGTCCCGCGGAGACGCGATCGACTCGTGCAGAGGCGGTCTGGAGGGCGGTTCGGCGCGCGTGTTACCATCCCGCTTCCTTCCGACTGCCCATGTAGCTCAGCTGGATAGAGCAACCGCCTCCTAAGCGGTAGGTCGCAGGTTCGAATCCTGCCTTGGGCGCCAGATTTAACTTGATCTTCCCCGCTCGCGGCTTCCTAGTCGCGGCACGTAGACTGTCCCTAATTCACTAGCCCCCTAGGGACAGCGGCAATGCACGACAACGTTATTTCATATTTCGAGATGTGTTCGCGTGAGGGCATGAGTCTGCAGCGTGGCATGAACTTTCGGATCCGAGGTCGGCATTCGGTCGTTCTGATGTCGGTCCGCGCAAACGCGCCCTACCAAGATCGGCTGGAAGAGGGTGGTTCTGTTCTTGTCTACGAAGGCCATGATGCACCCGCTTCTGCTGGGTCTGTGTATCCCAAATTACTTGATCAGCCAGAAACGCTTCCGTCAGGGCGACTGACGGAGAATGGGAAGTTTCATCAAGCTGCTCAGGAGTACAAGAATGGCTTGAAGCCGCCGGATATGGTCCGTGTTTACGAGAAGATCAAGAAGGGTATTTGGTCTGATAACGGCTATTTCCAACTGGTTGATTCTTGGAAAGAGCATGACGGGCATCGGCAGGTTTT
This genomic interval carries:
- the groL gene encoding chaperonin GroEL (60 kDa chaperone family; promotes refolding of misfolded polypeptides especially under stressful conditions; forms two stacked rings of heptamers to form a barrel-shaped 14mer; ends can be capped by GroES; misfolded proteins enter the barrel where they are refolded when GroES binds), with translation MSAKEVRFSTSARDRMLRGVNTLADAVKVTLGPKGRNVVIEKSFGAPAVTKDGVSVAREIELEDKFENMGAQMVKEVSSQTADVAGDGTTTATVLAAAIVREGVKAVAAGMNPMDLKRGIDRAVEAAVTELKQLSKPCTDNKAIAQVATISANSDKKVGEIIAEAMERVGKDGVITVEEGSGFEDELDVVEGMQFDRGYLSPYFVNNQKQMLVELEDPYILMHDKKISNIRDLLPALEGAAKANKPLLIIAEDIEGEALATLVINAMRGIVKVAAVKAPGFGDRRKAMLQDLAIVTGGQVISDEVGLTLEKATMEDMGTAKRVVVSKENTTIINGSGTKEDIDDRVSQIRTQIENTSSDYDKEKLQERIAKLAGGVAVIKVGAATEVEMKEKKDRVDDALHATRAAVEEGIVPGGGVALIRALTSLGELKGENVDQQTGISIALRAMEDPLRFIVSNSGGEPSVVVQGVRQGSGNYGYNASNGEYGDMVEMGILDPTKVTRSALQNAASVAGLMITTECMIAEIPSKDDGGAPPADMSGMGGMPGMM
- a CDS encoding co-chaperone GroES produces the protein MKIRPLHDRVLVKREEEERKTAAGIVLPDSATEKPNRGEIVAAGPGKSNEKGEVRQIGVKVGDKVLFSQYAGTKVKVEDEELLMMGEDDILAVIED
- the icd gene encoding NADP-dependent isocitrate dehydrogenase; this encodes MSFEKITIPEGDKITVDADGKLNVPARPIIPFIEGDGIGIDVTPVMKKVIDAAVEKAYDGKRQISWMEVYAGEKSTEVYPDGSGLPAETMEAIRDYVVSIKGPLTTPVGGGFRSLNVALRQKLDLYVCLRPVRYFTGTPSPVKHPEKTDMVIFRENSEDIYAGIEWAAGTPEVKKVVDFLQNEMGVENIRFPESSGIGVKPVSEDGTKRLVRRAIEYAIANDRDSVTLVHKGNIMKFTEGAFKNWGYELAKEEFGAEPLDGGPWMKFKNPNTGRDIVIKDSIADAFLQQILLVPEEYDVVATLNLNGDYVSDALAAQVGGIGIAPGANLSDTVAMFEATHGTAPDIAGKDLANPSSVILSAEMMLRHLGWTEAADAVSKAMEGAIASGNVTGDLARLMDKPNQVGCKAFGEELIRQMG
- a CDS encoding CPXCG motif-containing cysteine-rich protein, with product MEPLIEASAVCPYCGEPVDFSIDTSAGEQTFVEDCSVCCQPIVVTIKWTNEGPTLELHRENE
- a CDS encoding HNH endonuclease, translating into MHDNVISYFEMCSREGMSLQRGMNFRIRGRHSVVLMSVRANAPYQDRLEEGGSVLVYEGHDAPASAGSVYPKLLDQPETLPSGRLTENGKFHQAAQEYKNGLKPPDMVRVYEKIKKGIWSDNGYFQLVDSWKEHDGHRQVFKFKLLAVEAEHEDLAAELPSHHSNQQPRRRVIPSAVKLEVWKRDGGKCVECGATDELHFDHIVPYSKGGTSLKAENVQLLCARHNLAKSAKIQ